In Dysgonomonadaceae bacterium zrk40, one genomic interval encodes:
- a CDS encoding glycosyltransferase family 2 protein, with product MSMQQPELSIITVNYNGFADTVQLIESIQTHLKISYEFTVVDNGSKADEAGILKHQFPNIKVIRSAKNLGFAGGNNLGIKDATADFLLFINNDTYVKDDSLTLLVERMKKEPTLGGISPKILFADQEKLIQFAGYTPLSSVTLRNRLIGFKEQDSGHYDHPISTPYLHGATMLIRREAIEKVGGMPEIYFLYYEELDWSLQLRRAGYRLEYNPAAVVFHKESSSVGQESPLKAFYMTRNRLLFAKRNLSSFHRFLSIAYQISLALPKRAFHCLLKGNTDLAVAMMKGCVAFIRMK from the coding sequence ATGAGCATGCAACAGCCTGAATTATCCATCATCACGGTCAATTACAATGGATTCGCTGATACAGTACAACTGATCGAATCCATACAAACCCATTTGAAAATCTCTTATGAATTTACTGTAGTAGATAATGGCTCAAAGGCAGATGAAGCCGGCATACTGAAGCATCAGTTTCCCAATATCAAAGTGATTAGAAGCGCTAAAAACCTTGGTTTTGCAGGTGGCAATAATTTGGGCATTAAAGATGCAACCGCCGATTTTTTGCTTTTTATCAACAACGATACTTATGTGAAAGACGATTCCTTGACACTCCTGGTTGAGAGAATGAAGAAAGAACCAACTCTTGGAGGCATCTCACCAAAGATTCTTTTCGCCGATCAGGAAAAGTTGATCCAGTTTGCTGGTTATACCCCCTTGAGTAGCGTCACATTGAGAAATCGATTGATAGGATTCAAGGAACAAGATTCCGGACATTATGATCATCCGATTTCAACACCCTACCTGCATGGCGCGACAATGTTAATTAGAAGGGAAGCCATCGAAAAAGTTGGAGGTATGCCGGAAATCTATTTTCTTTACTACGAAGAGCTCGATTGGAGCCTACAGTTGCGCCGGGCAGGCTACCGGCTTGAATACAATCCGGCGGCTGTTGTATTCCATAAAGAGAGTAGCAGTGTAGGGCAGGAGAGTCCACTCAAAGCCTTTTATATGACTAGGAACAGGTTGCTGTTTGCAAAAAGAAATTTGTCGTCCTTTCACAGATTCTTGTCAATCGCATATCAAATATCGTTGGCACTGCCGAAAAGAGCGTTTCACTGTTTGCTCAAAGGAAATACCGATTTGGCAGTTGCCATGATGAAGGGTTGTGTGGCATTTATACGAATGAAATGA
- a CDS encoding glycosyltransferase family 2 protein has protein sequence MEKVISILDLIFFLMIFLSVSYLLFFAVFSQKKQDSHYRPARKQHRILVLFPAYKEDRVIIDSVRSFLEQDYPSDLFTVAVISDGMSKDTNEQLRQLSVMVLNATYQNSTKAAALNLAIAHFGKSSFDIVAILDADNHTQPDFLSKMNDAYDFGIHAVQAHRTTKGGDAEVAILDSVSEEINNAIFRAGHVRFGFSSALIGSGMAFDYEWFARSIPKVSTAGEDKELELLLLKEEIFIDYLPELYVYDQKTSTSTGYYHQRRRWIAAQFDLLRKGLPYLPKAILSGNLDYCDKIFQWLIPPRILLIGFPILFGSVMLFLDWARSIKWGVVLFMLIMAFSLAMPDELYTTSFKKALRKLPLLFLFTVINLFRLRGVNKKFIHKRQEEKE, from the coding sequence ATGGAAAAAGTGATCTCCATATTGGATCTAATCTTCTTTTTAATGATTTTTTTATCAGTAAGCTATCTCCTATTCTTTGCTGTTTTCTCACAAAAAAAACAGGACTCCCATTACCGGCCAGCCAGAAAGCAACATCGGATATTGGTGCTTTTCCCTGCTTATAAAGAGGACAGGGTAATCATAGATAGTGTCCGCTCCTTTTTGGAGCAGGATTATCCGTCAGATTTGTTTACAGTTGCTGTAATCTCTGATGGGATGAGCAAAGATACCAATGAGCAATTGCGGCAACTTTCTGTTATGGTTCTCAATGCAACTTATCAAAACAGTACCAAAGCAGCTGCGCTTAACCTGGCGATAGCGCATTTTGGCAAAAGCAGTTTCGATATCGTGGCAATTCTGGATGCTGATAATCATACACAGCCTGATTTTCTGAGCAAAATGAATGATGCATACGACTTCGGTATCCATGCAGTTCAGGCTCACCGAACCACAAAGGGAGGGGATGCAGAAGTGGCCATACTGGATTCCGTGAGTGAAGAGATCAACAATGCAATTTTTCGGGCAGGACATGTCCGTTTCGGATTTTCGTCAGCACTGATTGGCTCCGGAATGGCATTTGATTACGAATGGTTTGCCCGCTCCATTCCGAAGGTGAGTACTGCCGGAGAAGACAAGGAATTGGAATTGCTTTTGCTGAAAGAGGAGATATTTATTGATTACTTGCCCGAACTTTATGTCTATGATCAGAAAACATCAACCTCTACCGGTTACTACCACCAACGCAGACGGTGGATTGCTGCTCAATTTGATCTTCTGAGAAAAGGGTTGCCCTATCTCCCCAAAGCAATCTTATCGGGCAATCTGGATTATTGCGACAAGATATTCCAGTGGTTGATACCACCTCGGATACTGTTGATTGGTTTCCCTATTTTATTTGGTTCCGTGATGTTGTTTCTCGATTGGGCACGTTCAATCAAATGGGGGGTCGTTTTGTTCATGTTGATCATGGCATTCAGTTTGGCAATGCCAGATGAATTGTATACCACCTCCTTCAAAAAGGCATTGAGAAAACTCCCTCTCCTGTTTCTTTTCACAGTAATCAACCTGTTCCGTTTGAGAGGAGTCAACAAGAAGTTCATCCACAAGAGACAAGAGGAGAAAGAATGA
- a CDS encoding glycosyltransferase family 4 protein yields the protein MKIAIEAQRIFRVDKHGMDYVAVETIRALQQIDKVNEYFIIVKPGEDRCLQETANFHLIELACPTYFLWEQVALPHCLNRIKPDLLHCTSNTAPLYTRYPMFLTLHDIIFLEKKKGANQSLYQRLGRIYRRWVVPRIILKCKRIITVSDYERDNIIQTLTLDPQSVTTIYNGLSAAFHSSRKNPDIVKKYIPEEPYLFFLGNTDPKKNTPNTLIAYAIYLQKSKRKLPLLIADLKESVINTLLANEGLTHIKPKLYFPGYIPNGDLPSVYTGAFAFLYPSLRESFGLPLLEAMASGVPVISSNRSAIPEIAGDGALLTDPTDPEKIAQTIVDLENNPDIYNKQVEYGLNRSERYSWEQTAIKLLNEYLTLNSR from the coding sequence ATGAAAATAGCCATTGAAGCACAGAGGATTTTCAGAGTGGACAAGCACGGCATGGATTATGTTGCTGTGGAAACAATACGAGCGCTGCAGCAAATTGACAAGGTGAATGAATATTTTATCATTGTGAAGCCGGGTGAGGATCGTTGTCTTCAGGAAACCGCCAATTTTCATCTGATTGAACTTGCCTGTCCCACCTATTTCCTTTGGGAGCAGGTTGCATTGCCTCACTGTTTGAATCGTATCAAACCGGATCTGCTGCATTGTACAAGCAATACTGCACCTCTTTACACTCGTTATCCAATGTTCCTGACCCTTCATGACATCATTTTTCTTGAAAAGAAGAAGGGTGCCAATCAATCACTCTATCAGAGACTGGGTCGCATCTACCGCAGGTGGGTAGTTCCGCGAATCATCCTCAAATGCAAGCGAATCATCACAGTATCTGATTATGAGAGAGATAACATCATACAAACACTCACACTCGATCCTCAGTCGGTGACAACAATTTACAACGGATTGAGTGCTGCATTTCATTCCTCAAGAAAAAATCCGGATATTGTCAAAAAATACATTCCTGAAGAACCCTACCTTTTCTTTTTGGGGAATACCGATCCCAAAAAGAATACACCAAATACCCTCATCGCATATGCCATATATCTTCAGAAATCAAAAAGAAAACTCCCATTACTGATAGCCGATTTAAAGGAATCTGTAATCAATACTCTCTTAGCCAATGAAGGATTGACCCACATCAAACCCAAACTCTACTTCCCCGGATATATTCCGAATGGTGATCTTCCGTCTGTTTATACGGGAGCATTTGCGTTTCTTTATCCCTCATTACGTGAAAGTTTTGGTCTGCCACTTCTTGAGGCGATGGCGAGTGGTGTGCCGGTGATCTCATCAAACAGATCAGCGATTCCCGAGATAGCAGGCGATGGGGCATTGTTGACCGATCCGACCGATCCTGAAAAGATTGCCCAAACGATTGTTGATTTGGAAAATAACCCAGATATTTACAACAAACAGGTTGAATATGGATTGAATCGTTCAGAGAGATACTCTTGGGAACAAACTGCCATAAAATTGTTGAACGAATACCTAACCTTAAATTCCCGGTAA
- a CDS encoding acyltransferase, translating into MLTSIVEKIKSNPKLKQRVLFLMLHPVKTRPRLWLRALQFLYMKKGKRSVIYRSVRKDIVPFNGFNLGKSSVIEDYAIVNNAVGDIVIGDFTRIGMGNTIIGPVMIGNNVILAQNIVISALNHNFEDVSMTINQQGVVTDQITIENNVWIGANSSILAGVHIGEHVVVGAGSVVTKEIPPYCVVVGNPARILKKYDHKEQRWIKLKS; encoded by the coding sequence ATGTTGACATCCATTGTTGAAAAAATTAAAAGCAATCCGAAACTTAAACAAAGAGTTCTGTTTTTGATGCTGCACCCGGTAAAAACGCGTCCCAGGCTATGGTTGCGTGCATTGCAGTTTCTTTACATGAAAAAAGGAAAGAGATCGGTAATATACCGGAGTGTAAGAAAAGATATCGTACCCTTTAATGGTTTCAATCTCGGTAAATCCTCTGTAATAGAAGATTATGCTATTGTCAACAATGCCGTTGGTGATATCGTGATCGGTGACTTCACGAGAATCGGAATGGGCAATACCATCATTGGTCCAGTAATGATTGGTAACAATGTGATATTGGCTCAGAATATAGTTATCTCCGCATTGAATCATAATTTTGAAGATGTTTCGATGACCATCAACCAACAGGGTGTAGTAACAGATCAAATCACCATTGAAAACAACGTCTGGATCGGTGCCAACAGCTCCATCCTGGCTGGAGTTCATATCGGAGAGCATGTGGTTGTAGGTGCCGGTAGTGTTGTCACAAAAGAAATCCCACCCTATTGTGTGGTTGTGGGGAATCCCGCAAGGATTCTGAAAAAATATGATCATAAAGAACAAAGGTGGATCAAGTTAAAGAGTTAA
- a CDS encoding glycosyltransferase gives MDQVKELISPKVSVIIPVYNTEAYLEEAVRSIMNQTLKDLEIIIIDDGSTDNSLSIMNKLALKDHRIICITQTNQGQSVARNFGLQKSKGEFVYFMDSDDVLTDKALESCYSSCIQKDLDFIFFDAIKIADKSEDCNYYNRQNQFADRIFGGVEILNIMLSKHLYRVPPWLHFIRRDFLIKENITFDTSLRIYEDQIFSARLYITAERVGYIPKFFFKRRMRTNSLMAQIYSIDKVKSYFKVAETLLDLRKGLEYNRRKAINRIIFQMLSAAVYNAKSLEIHERFQLLMIILSHYPFYVSLKSYIVLLFPSTTRIKLMIKERI, from the coding sequence GTGGATCAAGTTAAAGAGTTAATCAGTCCCAAAGTGAGCGTAATCATCCCGGTGTATAATACAGAAGCATACCTGGAAGAAGCGGTGCGGTCCATCATGAACCAGACGCTTAAAGACCTTGAAATCATCATTATTGATGATGGCTCTACCGACAACAGTCTCTCTATAATGAACAAGTTGGCTTTAAAGGATCATCGGATAATTTGTATCACGCAAACAAACCAGGGTCAATCAGTGGCTCGTAATTTCGGCCTTCAAAAATCCAAAGGTGAGTTTGTATATTTTATGGACAGTGATGATGTCTTAACTGATAAAGCATTGGAAAGTTGTTATTCAAGTTGTATTCAGAAGGATTTGGATTTCATATTCTTTGACGCTATAAAAATTGCGGACAAATCTGAAGATTGTAACTATTACAACAGACAAAATCAGTTTGCTGATCGGATCTTTGGTGGTGTAGAAATTTTAAACATCATGTTGAGCAAGCATTTGTACAGAGTACCTCCATGGTTGCATTTTATCAGACGCGATTTTTTAATCAAAGAGAACATCACGTTTGACACCTCATTAAGAATATATGAAGATCAAATATTCAGTGCAAGATTATACATAACCGCAGAAAGAGTGGGCTATATACCTAAATTCTTTTTTAAGAGAAGAATGCGGACAAATTCTTTGATGGCACAAATCTATTCAATTGATAAAGTTAAATCTTATTTTAAAGTTGCTGAAACATTGCTTGACTTAAGAAAAGGATTGGAATATAATCGAAGAAAAGCGATTAATAGAATTATATTCCAAATGCTTAGTGCTGCTGTTTACAATGCCAAGAGTCTTGAAATACATGAAAGATTTCAGTTGTTAATGATTATCTTAAGTCATTACCCTTTTTATGTATCGTTGAAATCATACATTGTATTGTTATTTCCGTCAACAACTCGAATCAAATTAATGATAAAAGAACGCATATGA
- a CDS encoding glycosyltransferase family 4 protein → MRIAVLTSGLLPVPALQGGAVENLIDSYLELNELMKFHQITVMSVIDKKVPDNKIKNSQNSRYLFFRTDRFAYRVKRKIFGITKKKSFYYHSHIEYYLYKALKILKNELFDVIVLENRPGYATRVRDVCPSARLILHLHNDLLSVDSKEASSIKSKLSSVITVSDYIKKRVEEQQPSIPIHTCYNGIDLSLFQTNNKSSSRRYLKIKENEFVVVFSGRLIPEKGVKELLQAVRLMDKIPLKLLIIGSNFFGNNMVVTDYMKELHHLAADYQDRIIFTGFISYGMIPAYLQSADACVIPSLWEDPCPLSCIEGMAAGLPMIVTNSGGMPELVDDKCAIILDKSSNLSMQIAEAVSYLFNNPSKRMEMSVGAKKRSLLFSKERFASTFFDLLSQQLFTNLESLSRLQNESSQ, encoded by the coding sequence ATGAGAATAGCTGTTTTAACTTCAGGTTTATTACCTGTACCTGCTTTGCAAGGAGGCGCCGTAGAGAACTTAATAGATTCTTATTTAGAACTCAATGAACTGATGAAGTTTCACCAGATAACTGTCATGAGCGTAATAGATAAAAAAGTACCTGATAATAAAATTAAAAACAGTCAGAATTCCCGCTATCTCTTTTTTAGAACCGATCGATTTGCTTATCGAGTAAAAAGAAAAATATTTGGAATCACAAAGAAAAAGTCATTTTACTATCATTCTCATATAGAGTATTATCTTTATAAAGCACTTAAGATACTTAAGAATGAGCTATTTGATGTGATAGTCCTTGAAAACCGTCCGGGGTATGCAACGAGAGTCCGTGATGTGTGTCCTAGCGCTCGATTGATTTTGCATCTACACAATGACTTGTTATCAGTTGACTCAAAAGAAGCCTCCTCCATAAAATCAAAATTATCATCCGTTATTACTGTCTCTGATTATATCAAGAAAAGAGTTGAAGAGCAGCAACCTTCTATACCTATCCATACCTGTTACAATGGTATAGATCTGTCACTCTTCCAAACGAATAACAAGTCTTCTTCTAGGAGATATCTCAAGATAAAAGAGAATGAATTTGTGGTCGTTTTCTCAGGGCGACTGATACCTGAGAAAGGCGTCAAAGAATTACTTCAAGCAGTTAGATTAATGGATAAGATACCTCTAAAATTGCTGATAATTGGGTCAAATTTTTTTGGTAATAATATGGTTGTAACAGATTATATGAAGGAGTTACACCATTTAGCTGCTGATTATCAAGATCGAATAATTTTTACAGGGTTTATCTCATATGGTATGATTCCTGCTTATTTGCAATCTGCTGATGCATGTGTTATTCCATCACTCTGGGAAGACCCTTGTCCATTAAGTTGCATCGAGGGAATGGCTGCCGGTCTCCCAATGATTGTAACAAATTCTGGGGGTATGCCTGAGTTGGTTGATGATAAATGTGCAATTATTTTAGATAAATCTTCAAATTTGTCAATGCAAATAGCTGAGGCGGTTTCATATTTATTTAACAATCCCTCAAAAAGGATGGAAATGTCCGTTGGTGCAAAAAAACGTTCATTGCTATTTAGCAAGGAGCGTTTTGCAAGTACATTTTTTGATCTTTTATCTCAACAGCTATTCACCAATCTTGAATCACTTTCCCGTTTGCAAAATGAAAGTAGTCAGTAA
- a CDS encoding alpha-1,2-fucosyltransferase, which produces MKKKKMMILFFDYTIEDFPNFRNAPFIFFPLYHKWLLEIGDNWNRFKGLTWKATHNAKLDKLYFFLGFFKGWHTRKDTRYISMAKKEIIRIFTPRKEITDRASSVIENLKKKSEIVVGVHIRRGDYKVWNNGRFYYELDQYLLFMNRIKETFSEKQISFFICSNEWFEIDNFPGLSCFRYQRNEPSAEILDLHTLSMCDYIIGPFSTYSRWASFIGETPICFLEETHQTFTMDSFSVITDYFHFANGKVIQDW; this is translated from the coding sequence GTGAAAAAGAAGAAAATGATGATACTTTTCTTTGATTACACAATTGAGGATTTTCCTAATTTCAGAAATGCACCATTCATTTTTTTTCCATTGTATCACAAGTGGTTACTGGAAATAGGTGACAATTGGAATAGATTCAAAGGTCTGACATGGAAAGCTACACATAACGCAAAATTGGATAAATTATATTTCTTTCTTGGCTTTTTCAAAGGATGGCATACACGCAAAGATACCCGTTATATATCAATGGCAAAAAAAGAAATCATTAGAATATTCACTCCAAGAAAAGAGATTACAGATAGAGCTTCAAGTGTCATAGAAAATTTAAAGAAAAAATCAGAAATAGTAGTAGGTGTTCACATCAGAAGGGGAGATTACAAGGTCTGGAACAATGGACGATTTTATTATGAACTGGATCAATATCTACTTTTCATGAATAGAATTAAGGAAACTTTCTCTGAAAAGCAAATATCGTTTTTTATTTGCTCGAATGAATGGTTTGAAATTGATAATTTTCCCGGATTATCCTGTTTTCGTTACCAACGAAACGAACCCTCTGCTGAAATCCTTGATTTGCATACACTTTCAATGTGTGATTATATTATCGGTCCTTTCAGTACTTATTCCCGATGGGCGTCATTTATTGGTGAAACCCCAATATGTTTTCTTGAAGAAACACATCAAACATTCACAATGGATAGCTTTTCCGTGATTACTGACTACTTTCATTTTGCAAACGGGAAAGTGATTCAAGATTGGTGA